DNA sequence from the Salvia splendens isolate huo1 chromosome 19, SspV2, whole genome shotgun sequence genome:
GAGGCGGACGcggagttccgcggcattcTGGGGACGTTCGTCTtgatgtccgccattgcggtgacacgacggacgtcccgatttttcatttaaaaaaaactctatatatacggctcgttgaacttcatttcattcacaccacttgttttaacgagtttctctctctactttcatttcttttgaagatataTGGAGCACttcgatagtgattcccccgccacgagcgagtcacaaacgccgacTTTTTCAGTTAGAGTTGGGGAAAATGCCGGCGGAAGTGCACCGATGTCTGGGgtgatgcccggaatggcgcCGATGATGCCCCAATCCCAAATggcgggatgatgcccgggtactacaatatgtactcccttggtgtgggatgatgccccaaatgctcTAAATGTCCGGGATGAGTGTCGCGATGAAGGGGATGATGCCCGtcatgccccaaatgcccgggttGAGTGTCgcgatgcccgggatgatgccccaaatgcccggcatgatgatgcccgggatgatgcagggcatgcctgCCGCTGCGAGGGGAGAGCAGGCAGGGGATCCCTCAATCACCTgaggacaatgtctatcgcccctacatggatCTATTGTCGGGTGATTCCCCCTAGAGTACTcctctggagactcagttcaccggcatcgAAACTTtttcttttgaggagttggggctatatCCGGTCAGGGATTCTCCCACTGATATGCCATCGGCGGTAGGGAGGACGCGAAGGCAAGGGAgagggaagggcaagggcaagacCACTACCTCgtctgtattttattttttttgttgaaatgtacttttttatctaataaaattatcattgcattttctccgtccgtattcgtgtcgaaattttaattccgtaaattgtttaacttggtgaatttgtgaatttttattattgtggatgtccgtcgggatgtccttggggatatccgtcattgtgcagtgggatgtccttatgacgtgacagtgcagtgagatgtccttatgatgtggcaggagatgtttttgggaagtccgtcgggatgtccgccgcgACATCCACACTACTGTGGATGGTCTTAGTGTACTAGAGGCTTGCATTCTTTTTTATTCAAttgtaataaaatatatatacaagagGCATgcttttttattcaattataaattcataatattaaCTTCAACTACATAAATGTGTATGAGCCGAGGAATTAAGCTAAGATAAgtattttggattttaattttgaattctattttatttaaaaatacattataTATCTTTatgtaataaatatattattgctACATTATTCCGGTTCAACCAGTGGTTCGACCGATCAGACCAGTTAAATCGTGAACCAGTAGCCTCGTCGATTCGCTTCTCgatccggtttttaaaacattggtagCAACGTTTAACTGATCGGCTAATAAATGGGGATATGTGGTGGGTCCCATtcaatatacatatatttcaGCAAAAAAAAGCCTACCGACGGCGCAATCCCAATCCATTTGAACAGTTCTATTTCAATACTTACGCCACGTGGAATCCTCTCACTGGACCAATTTCACCCTCAGTAACAGTAAATACGAAAATTCCACCCAAAATAAGCAGCAAAGCTTCAAGTAGAATCCTACCCATCTTCCTGGTCCCCGGATAAAATTACGGCAAGGAAATCATCAAACCCCTTTGCGACGGAGAAAGCCGACACCTAACCACGCCCAAGCAATAGTAGAAACTAGAAACAGTTACCAAGCTACAGAGATAGATAGAGATACAGAGAATGCAATGTTCACATGCATCTTTCTTTTATCTTTAAACTTTTTTGTTGTGATGCTTTGAGCCAACATCCATACCTCATCCTCTTCACTTCACtgctccctccctctctctgaTTACCTATTTAGAGACCTCCTTTTTCTCAATTGAGCAAACTTTTCTACTAGTTTCGCAATTCGTTTCtatatttttgttgatttgggAAAATACTAGCCTACATTGCCCGGCCAGATCTGAGGTGGACACTGCACTTTTTGGTGATTCTGAAGTGAAAGATTTGTTAATTATATGTAAAGATTGAATCTTTTTAGGGTATTTCCGTTATCAGTAGGGTGTGATTAACTAATTCGCCCTTCTCAATCGGGTTTGTTTTTGTCACTTAGTTCTGCTTTTGGTTGGCTGAGAGTGATCCTTGAAAACAGAAAAACTGAAGTTTAGCTGTTTGTACTTCTTTTCATCACTCACTTTCTCTCCTTTGATATGTGTTTCTGTGATGCCTATATATATTCGTTGATTTTGCATGTTCACACAGTTAGGTGAGATTGATGGATTTTGTtccttttctgaattagtggtGGAGGGGTCCCTTGTTAAGTTGGCTGAATTCATAAAGCTTTTGGCCCCAATATCATGTGCAAAGTAGAAAATCATGCACATAAAAGTCTAAAGCGTCTCCATTGCTTTTAAATATTCTTGTTTTTTTATTCAAGGCTTAAAGTCAGTTCATAATGGCTTCTCTTTGACCATTGTTGGATCAACAAAAATTTTCTTGTTTCTCTCTGACTTTGGATTTTGTTTGAGGAGGTATTACATGTTAAGATCCATAGCATAGATGAACTGTTGCTTATTAGTTTTATCATAATAATGTCATCTTTTTGCATATATTATGATTCAGAGGATTCGGTGATGATGCTGATTTTGATTTCTCAGATCATTGATTTCGTTTACTCTTGCAGTGTGTAGAAAATTCTCGAGATAATGAAGCACAAGGATGGGAAACCGATTCATCAGCATGATAAGGTTTCTAGGAAAGTTCCCATGGCAATAATGTTTGTGGTGCTGTGTGGATTTTCATTCTACTTGGGTGGGATATTCTGTTCGGAGAAGGACAAATATGCAACTAACGAGGTTGCTAAGGTGGCCAAGAATCCGAAGGAAAAGCCTGTGATTCCAGCTGCAGGGGCATTGCACATCAAAGCTGTGAAGTTCAACGAATGCCCTGCTGATTTCCAAGATTACACCCCTTGCACAGATCCTAAGGTGATTTTCATTTCTACTTGTGAGATTTTGATAATTGGGAATGCCATTGTGAAATtgtgatgttttttttttgcagagGTGGAAGAAGTTCAGCCTCCACCGGCTTTCATTCATGGAGCGACATTGCCCTCCTGTGTTTGAGAAGAAGGAGTGCTTAGTCCCGCCTCCGGATGGTTATAAGTTGCCTATTAGATGGCCGAAGAGCAAGGACGAATGTTGGTACAGGTATTATTTATCAACAAAATTTTGTTTTCAGAGCTGTTTATGATGTTGTATCTGTTGGAAACTTGATACGTTTGATATTTGGATCGTCTCAGGAATGTGCCATATGACTGGATCAACAAACAAAAGTCGAACCAGCattggttgaagaaggaagggGAGAAGTTCCTCTTTCCTGGCGGTGGCACCATGTTCCCCAACGGTGTCAGTGAATATGTTGATAAGATGCAGGACTTGATCCCTGGAATGAAAGATGGCACGGTTCGGACAGCCATTGATACCGGATGTGGGGTGAGTCCGACTTTATATGCTTCAATAGCATCCTTGCATAGTATGTAGTATGTCTGGTTTATCAATCTAATGCTTCGAATTGATGTAAAAATATATTGATTTTGCATTTCAGAATCAAACAAATTTATCTTCATAAAGTCTTTCTGTATCATTCGTAAATGTAACCAGATGCAAGTCTTTCTGTTTCGTTAAGTTAGTTTTCCCATTTTCCCATTATAGCAATAACACCCGCAACATCAGAAAATGTGGCTGTTTTTTGCTTgagaaattgtttaactttttaTGCTTGATTCGTTTAGGTGGCTAGCTGGGGTGGCGATTTACTAGACCGGGGTATTCTCACAGTTTCTCTCGCCCCTAGAGATAACCACGAAGCCCAAGTTCAGTTCGCTCTCGAACGTGGAATTCCTGCAGTTCTGGGCATCATATCAACACAGAGACTTCCCTTCCCTTCCAGCTCTTTCGACATGGCACACTGCTCTCGATGCCTCATTCCATGGACTGAATTCGGTAATCCACCAGTTCCTTCTTTTTCTGTTGCCTTAGCTGTACATAGTGACTGAACACTGCACTTACTATCATTCTTAGGGGGAATATACCTCTTGGAGGTGCACCGTATCCTCCGGCCGGGTGGTTTCTGGGTGCTTTCCGGCCCACCAGTAAACTACGAGAACCACTGGAGAGGATGGAATACCACAATCGAAGACCAGAAAACAAATTATGAGAAGTTGCAAGAGCTGCTAACATCAATGTGCTTCAAATTGTACAGCAAAAAAGATGACATTGCTGTCTGGCAGAAGTTATCAGACAGTAGCTGCTACAAGAAGCTCGAAACCCCGGATACATACCCCCCCAAGTGTGACGATGGTACTGAACCGGACTCGGCTTGGTACACTCCCATCCGGCCCTGTGTCGTTGTTCCTGACCAGAAGTATAAAAAGATAGCACTGAATACCCTTGCCAAATGGCCCGAGCGGTTGCACACTGCTCCCGAGCGTGTCTCTGATGTCCGTGGTGGCAGCGATGGCGCTTTCAAGCACGACGATAGCAAATGGAAGACTAGGGCGAAGCACTACAAGAAGTTGGTCCCTGCAATAGGAACTGATAAGATCAGAAATGTAATGGACATGAACACTCTGTATGGAGGCTTCGCTGCTGCCTTGATCGATGCTCCATTGTGGGTGATGAATACCATCTCCTCCTACTCTTCCAACACACTTGGAGTCATCTACGACAGAGGACTGATCGGAACGTATCACGACTGGTAAAAATACCATTCACATTCTACAATCATAATACTCATCTTTTAACCATGTCTGATGATGATCTTCCCTTTTTTCAGGTGTGAAGCTTTCTCGACTTATCCACGCACATACGATCTTCTTCACCTCGATGGCCTTTTCACTGCTGAGAGCCATAGGTATGCAAAGTCATTTCATCATTTTTTGAATTACGTTAGTGCTAAACTTGTTGCACCTACATAGGTGTGAGATGAAGTATGTTCTGCTTGAGATGGACCGGATTCTGCGTCCCAACGGGTATGCTATCATCCGGGAATCGAGCTACTTCGTGGATGCTGTGGAAGCACTGGCTAAAGGGATGAAATGGGGTTGTCGGAAGGAGGAAACGGAATACGGATCGGAGCAGGAGAAGATCTTAATCTGCCAGAAGAAGCTGTGGTATTCATCTAAGCAGAGCTCAAGGTGATATTTTGGGATCAAAGGAAGCATATTTACATACAGAGATTGGGGGCATTATATTTATCCACACAAAGACAAGTTCTACACTGCCATTTTGATCATAACTTTCAATCCAAGGAGGAGAACTAGCACATTCAATAACCAAGTTctaatattttagttttttttttaatatatacgTACATTCTTTTACAAGATGGACTGTATCTTATTCCTCCTCTCCTTGCATCTATTTCTTCACCCTTTTGAAGCTGGGAAATGTGTTGGAAGTGGGAATCGGTAGACAAACTTTTTTTAGTATCTTAATGAGTATTTGGAAACTCTTTAATTGTAGTGTTTCTAATAACAAAGCCTTATTTCCATTTAGTTTctaatatttaattgatttcaTCGTTACTTGGGAGTATCTATTGTTAGTGTCGATTATGATTTATGAGTATTGTAATATCTAATCATACGGTGGTCCAAACTACTTTAGCTATTTATACTTTAAGTAAGagttataatatttaattaatatattaaagttaattaaatattttattactattaactAATCTCTCATTATCGtacttaaaatactaatttaattacactaaaaaatcaatcttaaattaacaacttaaaatgaaaagtggGAGTAATATGGTAATATCTATtcacatttttttcaaaatcagTTATCCAAAAAATATAAGCAATATTACATGGAAAACATGTAAACGTGGTATGCATACTTAATCTAAAAGGTGTTATTGGAATCAAATCCTAGTTATTTGACTACAAAACCACCGAATTCATTCGTCCCAAGTTAATCTAGTCGATGCTTTTCGACAGGTGTGATTTAAAAAGTTGTatttaatcaattaaataaagtaaaaattaaaataaataaattaaaagaataatttttGCCAAAATAAAAAGTAACTCATTTAACCTAACTAATATGAATCTATTAACTTGTGTGGTAATTTTAACACTAGTACTACTGAACATGACAAGGTGTTCCTTATAAAAAGTTTAGTAAATGACATGACATTTATCAAATGATTGAAATATCCTAGAATGTGAACTTAGAGTCCACAACGGTGGCCATGTCCAAGGCATGGCCACAAAAAAACTCTTTCACCagccacaaaaacttgtccaCAGTCACAAAAAACTTGTCCAGTCCAATAGTGGACGCGTTCACAACCACAAAAAACTTGTCCTCATCAGCTTCCCGCTGCACTTCTTCAAGTAGAAGAGTGGATATTGGagtggtgtgaaaataatgatagGGAATGGGTGTATATATttggaaaaagaagaaaaaataataaaaaaatctgcGGCGGCCGCCGCCCTCAGGGGCGTGCAATAGGGCGCTGCGCTGCCGGGCCCACCGGCTCTTCCGCGCCGAGCAGCTGGCGCATGCCCTTCCACCCCCACCCGCCGTGTCCGCCGCCCTCAGGGGCGTGCAATAGGGCGCTGCGCTGCCTGGCCCACCGGCTCTTCCGCGCCGAGCAGCTGGCGCATGCCCTTCCACCCCCACCCGCCGTGTCCGCCTGTGTCCTCCATTATGGGGAGGCGCGGGCCAGCCACTTCCCACTGCTGGCGCCGTGTCCTCCAATTGTGGACACCCTTATTTGCCCCATTGCAAGTAGCAACTTATACAAATGGAGCCTAATTTCCCCACGGAAtgatgtttatatttttttggttcATGCATTAATATGTGAACTTATTGTGAGTAACATTTAATGAATGAATTAAGTAGTAGTATCTTTTTGCAAAAAGAATAACATGTGGAGAATAAAGTATTTAGGTAAGCTGGTTGGTTccgtgaatgaaaaattctgaGCGCtttaaataaggaaaaaaagtTGAACTACTTTCCCATAAATCTGTGTTTCCAaaccaaaatttataaaaagcGCAACCGATACATTGGATAAGTCAATGTATCTCGTATGTGTTGGTATACAACTAAAATTATTTTGTCCATGCCAATGTATCTCGTATGTGTTTTAAGTTGTATTCTATTACTCCTCATATGAATAGAGTCACATTGTTGCACAAACATTATTTGTATTGTAACGTCCTCTCAATCTCTTTTCTTGTTAATAcatcttatattttatttcttcatgagcAGATTTTAGTGGATTTAAAGaatttcttcttttctctttttcttttagcttttttattttttatttttttatcattttcctTCATCTTTCCCATGTCTAACTGCTAaatatagtttttatttttatttttatttttttggtacaTTCAGTCTCCTAGcaattagagcattagcaatagCACCCGTCTCGGTGGAATTCCGATCGGCGTGTCGTaagtccgcgcgggacgtccgtcattgttcaagggaggcacggatacggacatccgctgcggacaccggagttccgcggcgttccgcggatatccgtcgcgacgtccgtgcGGATGTCTgtcattgcgttgactcccacggacgtccgtgcggacgtcccgattattgcactaatttctttttttaataattctataaatacgtatcgttgaacttcatttcattcacaccacttgtattaatgagtatctctctctctctaaaatacttttctttcgaagaacaatggagcaccacgatagcgattcccccgccacgagcgagtcacatgCGCCTTATTTTCCCATCGGCGGTAGTACGCCGATGTCCGCCgcgatgccccaaatgccggggatgatgccccaatctcaaacgtcagcggggatgatgcccgggtactacaacatgtacccgcagtggtatgggatgatgccccaaatgtccCAGATGCCCGGGGCGAGTCCAGGAATGGCCCAAATGctggggatgatgcccggaataccggggatgatgccccaaatgccgggaatgatgccccagatgcccgggatgatgatgtcggggatgatgcagggatTGCCTGGCGCTGCGGGGGGGGGGGTAGGCAGGGGATGATGCAAtcgccggtggacaacgtctatcggccctatatggatttactagCGCCAGACAACCCGCTagtactcctctcgagactcagttcactggaATCGAGACGTTTTCgcttgaggagttggggctatctctgatccgggattctcccaccgACGCACCAACGGCGACAGGGAGGAGGGGCAGGGCAGGGAGAGGGGTCCAGCGGGAAGAAGTGGACCGTCTGGAGCATGGAAGAGTGCatcgcgctggcgaaggcgtggatcagtgttGCGGAGGATCCGtacgtcggggctaaccagcacatcgacaggatgtggtggcgcattagccaaagttacctccagttcaaaccgctaggggggaagcctcacaacggagagcaatgccggaaacagtgggagcggctgaggaggcagctcagccgatttgccggcatttacacaaacaacctccgctcggcaaccagcggcatgtctgccgaggatgtgaagctcctGCCTCACCATCAGTTCATCGACACTACACAGgggttcggggaattcaaatattgggaggtctatcttgtggtgtagacttcggccaagttcactgcgggtgttgaatctggctggccgaagcggacagAAATAAGCacctccggggagtacagtagcagtgctagttcccacgaactccctcCCGGCTGGGCAAAAGTCCGCGGCGCGGATGGCGAGGGGAAGCGCCAGCTGATCCggcgaggcccaatcggcagcacccACCCAAAACGATCCAGAGAACTCCTCATTCGCCCGCATCGcggcacatgaaaccttgttacgtgcaatggttgaatggcgccaaTCGACCGACCGCCATTACAAGCGGTCGCTTAAGGATATCATTAATAGTATGCGGCGAGATTTGGGGTTCGGAGACATGTCGGAGAGTGACGACAAggggggtggcggcggcggggacgacgaggggactggcggcggggaatccgagTTGTGAGAATGCGGTTTTTTTTaacaatgtaattttttttaataattatgtattttttttaatttagtatgttttttttaaataaagtggtttcaTTTTCCcagtatttgtgtcgaaattttaattccgtaaattatttaatttgtgaatttttattgtgggaagtccgtggGGATGtctttggggatgtccgccactgtgcagagggatgtccgtatgacgtgacaggaggtgtttttgggatgtccgcggggatgtcTGCCGGGACATCTgcaccactgctaatgctcttaaaTGTGGCTACGGTGACTGCTACCAATTAGCCATATATATGTACGACGAAAGATGCGGGAAAATTAGTTAAATTTCATTATAGTTTCTTGGCAGTGTCCCTTGTTAATTATCTCACTTTATTTTTACtgtttttggcagtgaacttcaTATTTCTACTGATTTAGTTTTACTCACATTTATTAtgtaagtactccctccgtctcatgttactcggacttttcattttaggccgtaaatttgggattgattttttagtgtaattaaattagaatttcaagtgtaatgagacatcacttaataaaggatctcttaacttaaactaacatattaattaaatgcattaattctaacttaaaatataaatagtgtaaggagtttgtaatgagccgaaaagcaacagtgcaagtaacatgggacggatggagtatataaaagtctGATCCACACtcaactaactttttcaatccattttttttacatttcttaaacttATGCTGAGTCAAAATGGGACAGATATTAGGAGATAGATGGAGTAATACAATTGACtattttttaaagttgttgAACTCTCCggaatttatcaaatttcatgtttttttctgGCAATTTTCCATTATTTACTACTCTCTCTGTCCTATAAGAGTATTCGTTTTTGGTTAGGAACAAGTTTTAGTGCacaaatggtaaagtaagaaagagagtgaaagaaaaagtaattaaagtattgctagtggagaatgagtcatatctcattagagagaacatagttttcaaaattagaaagaacagcccaaaaaagaaagagtgtaTATAAAACCATTTAGGACGTACACGTGATGGTAATTGAAGATGTGCATTGTAGATAACTTTCCCTATATATAAACCATGACTAAACCATCATACTACACACACAACAAACTAGAGCAAAAAACAATGGATGACAACACACCATCTTCTGATCATCACATCATTCACTTAGGGGACGATCAAAACCACAAGTCCCACTCCTCCGACGCAACCAAACTACGTCGTTTAAGCTTCTCCAAGCCCAAATCCCGCTTCAACGAATTCTCCCGCCTCGAAACCCTCAACGAAACCACCAACTCCGACGACAGCGACTCCTTCCTCACCTCAGACGACGgcgacgaagaagaagaagaagagcgcGACAACGTCGCACTCCCTTCAAGGAGCAGGTGAAACAAGAAAAGGAATTCGCTCATCAAGATCCGGTGGAGAATCCTAATGGAGTGGATTTTCTTGATCCTTATCACCACGTGCCTCATCCTCtccttaaccatctcatccctcaAGGAAAAACGCACGTGCGGCCTCGAGCTCTGGCGTTGGTGCCTCATGATTTTGGTCACCTTCAGCGGCCGCCTCGTCTCCGGCTGGATAATCCGCGTCGCCGTCTTCCTCGTCGAGCGCAACTTCATGCTGCGGGAGAAGGTGCTCTACTTCGTCTACGGCCTGATCGATCCAGAATTGCGTGTGGCTCGGCCTCGTCTTGCTCTCGtggaccttcatcttcaacGTTAGGATCCACAAGAACAACAAGCTACTTAAAAAGCTCTTCCAGGCGCTCGTGGCGATCCTCGCCGCGACCGTCTGGCTGGTCAAAATCATCCTGGTCAAAGTGTTGGCCTCGTCCTTCCACGTGGCCACCTACTTTGACCGGATGAAGGAGAGCATGTTCCAACACTACGTGCTGGACACGCTCTTGGGCCCGCCCATGGACGAGGCGGCGGTGGCGCGGGAGAGGAGCGTGGGGAGG
Encoded proteins:
- the LOC121780467 gene encoding probable methyltransferase PMT21, producing the protein MKHKDGKPIHQHDKVSRKVPMAIMFVVLCGFSFYLGGIFCSEKDKYATNEVAKVAKNPKEKPVIPAAGALHIKAVKFNECPADFQDYTPCTDPKRWKKFSLHRLSFMERHCPPVFEKKECLVPPPDGYKLPIRWPKSKDECWYRNVPYDWINKQKSNQHWLKKEGEKFLFPGGGTMFPNGVSEYVDKMQDLIPGMKDGTVRTAIDTGCGVASWGGDLLDRGILTVSLAPRDNHEAQVQFALERGIPAVLGIISTQRLPFPSSSFDMAHCSRCLIPWTEFGGIYLLEVHRILRPGGFWVLSGPPVNYENHWRGWNTTIEDQKTNYEKLQELLTSMCFKLYSKKDDIAVWQKLSDSSCYKKLETPDTYPPKCDDGTEPDSAWYTPIRPCVVVPDQKYKKIALNTLAKWPERLHTAPERVSDVRGGSDGAFKHDDSKWKTRAKHYKKLVPAIGTDKIRNVMDMNTLYGGFAAALIDAPLWVMNTISSYSSNTLGVIYDRGLIGTYHDWCEAFSTYPRTYDLLHLDGLFTAESHRCEMKYVLLEMDRILRPNGYAIIRESSYFVDAVEALAKGMKWGCRKEETEYGSEQEKILICQKKLWYSSKQSSR